Proteins from one Methanobacterium aggregans genomic window:
- the dapB gene encoding 4-hydroxy-tetrahydrodipicolinate reductase: MIKVAVTGACGRMGSKIIKTVLQQDDMEVVAAIEAPNSPLEGKDVGEAIGVGEIGVKVTGAENLKEELTAKKPDVLIDFTIAKAAMVTIKTCAECGVNLVVGTTGFTDEEMETIRSSIKENSIKVVIAPNMAVGVNVFFKVVRDLARILGDYDVEIIEAHHKHKKDAPSGTAVRAAEIIAEELNRNMDDVGVYGRKGIVGERKAEEIGVHAVRGGDIVGDHTVLFAGEGERIEFVHRAHSRQAFVNGVIKAVRYVVTAEEGKISDMGDVLGLN, from the coding sequence ATGATAAAAGTGGCTGTAACAGGTGCATGCGGAAGAATGGGTTCAAAGATAATCAAAACAGTACTTCAACAGGATGATATGGAAGTTGTGGCAGCAATAGAAGCTCCAAACTCACCCCTTGAAGGTAAAGATGTTGGGGAAGCTATAGGAGTTGGGGAAATCGGTGTGAAAGTCACAGGAGCTGAAAACCTCAAAGAAGAGCTCACAGCAAAGAAACCAGACGTGCTCATTGACTTTACAATAGCCAAAGCTGCAATGGTCACCATAAAGACCTGTGCAGAGTGCGGTGTGAATCTGGTTGTGGGAACAACAGGATTCACAGACGAAGAGATGGAAACCATCAGATCCTCAATCAAAGAAAACAGCATCAAAGTAGTTATAGCTCCTAACATGGCTGTTGGTGTTAACGTGTTCTTCAAGGTTGTGCGTGACCTTGCAAGGATCCTCGGTGACTACGATGTTGAGATCATCGAAGCCCACCACAAACACAAGAAGGACGCACCATCAGGAACAGCTGTCAGGGCTGCAGAAATCATAGCAGAGGAACTCAACCGCAACATGGATGACGTTGGGGTTTACGGCAGAAAGGGAATAGTTGGTGAGAGAAAAGCTGAAGAGATAGGAGTACACGCAGTGCGTGGAGGAGACATTGTAGGGGACCACACAGTACTCTTTGCAGGTGAGGGAGAACGAATAGAATTTGTTCATAGAGCCCACAGCAGACAGGCATTTGTAAATGGAGTTATAAAGGCAGTTAGATACGTTGTAACTGCAGAAGAAGGGAAGATAAGTGACATGGGAGATGTTTTAGGGTTAAACTGA